In the genome of Oncorhynchus mykiss isolate Arlee chromosome 18, USDA_OmykA_1.1, whole genome shotgun sequence, one region contains:
- the LOC110496690 gene encoding four and a half LIM domains protein 3 has product MSDRFDCGECKESLYGRKYIQVEDVSHCIPCYDRLYANTCQECKELIAHNARELFYEDRHYHEHCFRCLRCDRSLADEPFTSQEEALLCNDCYHNEFSSKCVACDKTVMPGSKKLEYGGSAWHEDCFVCHGCEKPIGGQSFIPDKDDYYCVPCYEGRFTPRCRHCKKALATGGVSYKDETWHKECLVCNGCKSPLAGQPFTSQGDTPYCVKCFSSLYAQKCASCNSPITGFGEGKYISFQDRQWHQPCFKCSHCSVSLVGSGFFPDRDQILCGDCNNDQEDQ; this is encoded by the exons ATGAGTGACCGTTTTGACTGTGGTGAGTGCAAGGAGTCCCTGTACGGACGCAAATACATTCAGGTGGAGGACGTTTCCCACTGCATCCCCTGCTATGACCGCCTGTATGCCAACACATGTCAGGAGTGCAAGGAGCTCATCGCACACAACGCACGG GAGCTGTTCTACGAGGACAGGCACTACCACGAACACTGTTTCCGTTGTTTGCGCTGTGACCGCTCGCTGGCGGACGAGCCCTTCACCAGCCAGGAGGAGGCGCTGCTGTGCAACGACTGCTACCACAATGAGTTCTCGTCCAAGTGTGTGGCCTGCGACAAGACCGTCATGCCAG GCTCAAAGAAGTTGGAGTATGGGGGCTCTGCGTGGCACGAGGACTGCTTTGTGTGCCATGGCTGTGAGAAGCCCATCGGTGGCCAGTCCTTCATCCCCGACAAAGACGACTACTACTGTGTACCCTGCTACGAGGGCAGGTTCACCCCGCGATGCAGACACTGCAAAAAG GCGCTGGCGACAGGAGGCGTCAGCTACAAAGATGAGACGTGGCACAAGGAGTGTTTGGTGTGCAACGGCTGTAAGAGCCCACTGGCGGGCCAGCCCTTCACCTCCCAGGGAGACACGCCCTACTGCGTCAAGTGCTTCAGCAGCCTCTACGCACAGAAGTGTGCCTCCTGTAACTCGCCCATCACAG GGTTTGGCGAGGGGAAGTACATTTCTTTCCAGGATCGGCAGTGGCACCAGCCCTGCTTCAAGTGCTCCcactgctctgtctctctggttgGGTCCGGCTTCTTCCCTGACCGGGACCAGATCCTTTGCGGAGACTGCAACAACGACCAAGAAGACCAATGA